In Aulosira sp. FACHB-615, a single window of DNA contains:
- a CDS encoding Tab2/Atab2 family RNA-binding protein produces MKIWQADFYRSSQQDISGQILWELLICDANRSFEYTATCLQSEANSHWLTTQIQQAAGAKLPDVIQVFRPQSLSLIETAGRNLGVAVEATRRTLALKQWLKDKNSDFSLEKPAPLPLPENLWGEQWRFANLAAGDLEIEFSDRPIPILSMPEFLKPINLGLASTVTVPGVVIYGGRQSMRLARWLATTHPVALNYIPGAPDGLILEAGLVDRWVLATFEDAEVTAAAKTYEQRKQQSQGLHFLLIQPDDSGMTYSGFWLLQTE; encoded by the coding sequence ATGAAAATTTGGCAAGCTGATTTTTATCGGAGTTCGCAACAAGATATATCTGGACAAATTTTATGGGAATTGTTGATTTGTGATGCAAATCGCAGTTTTGAGTATACAGCTACTTGTTTGCAGTCAGAAGCAAATTCCCATTGGCTGACTACTCAAATTCAACAAGCCGCAGGTGCAAAGTTACCAGATGTGATTCAAGTTTTCCGTCCCCAGTCGTTAAGTTTAATCGAAACAGCCGGACGCAATTTAGGTGTTGCAGTAGAAGCAACCCGCCGGACTTTAGCATTAAAACAGTGGTTAAAAGACAAAAATTCTGATTTTAGTTTAGAAAAACCCGCACCCTTACCATTACCGGAAAATCTTTGGGGTGAACAGTGGCGCTTTGCAAATTTAGCGGCTGGGGATTTAGAAATAGAATTTAGCGATCGCCCCATTCCGATTTTATCTATGCCAGAATTTCTTAAACCCATAAATCTGGGTTTAGCTTCCACAGTAACCGTTCCAGGTGTAGTCATTTATGGTGGCAGACAATCTATGCGTTTAGCACGTTGGTTAGCCACAACACATCCTGTAGCCTTAAATTACATCCCCGGTGCGCCCGATGGTTTAATTTTAGAAGCGGGTTTAGTTGATAGATGGGTATTAGCCACCTTTGAAGATGCAGAAGTCACCGCCGCCGCTAAAACTTATGAACAACGTAAACAACAAAGCCAGGGATTACACTTTTTATTAATT